The Collimonas fungivorans Ter331 genome has a segment encoding these proteins:
- the rpsO gene encoding 30S ribosomal protein S15: MTIEKTAKAAIITDNARGQNDTGSPEVQVALLTARINDLNGHFKAHAKDHHSRRGLIMMVNRRKSLLSYLKGKDLNRYRSLIEKLGLRK, encoded by the coding sequence ATGACTATCGAAAAAACAGCCAAGGCCGCTATTATCACTGATAATGCGCGCGGTCAAAACGACACCGGCTCCCCGGAAGTGCAAGTTGCGCTGCTGACAGCCCGTATCAACGACCTGAACGGTCACTTCAAAGCCCACGCCAAGGATCACCATTCCCGCCGCGGCCTGATCATGATGGTTAACCGTCGTAAAAGCCTGCTGTCCTACCTCAAGGGTAAGGACCTGAACCGTTACCGCTCGCTGATCGAAAAACTCGGC